The following coding sequences are from one SAR116 cluster alpha proteobacterium HIMB100 window:
- a CDS encoding exodeoxyribonuclease III (PFAM: Endonuclease/Exonuclease/phosphatase family~TIGRFAM: exodeoxyribonuclease III; exodeoxyribonuclease III (xth)) → MKIATWNINSVRLRIQLVTKFLKESQCDVLCLQETKTQDEHFPHAAIAEAGWPHIAMRGEKSYNGVAILSRLPITDISHMNWAGRTDCRHISATISGLTIHNFYIPAGGDEPDRDKNPKFGHKLDFLAEMTNYFGKNQPQKSVLVGDLNIAPLAEDVWSTRQLKNVVSHTDIERQALLALIDEGGWSDAVRAHFGPDQLLYSWWSYRARDWAASDRGRRLDHIWVSADIQNKVEAVAIDRAARGAEKPSDHVPLTMTLSL, encoded by the coding sequence ATGAAAATCGCAACATGGAATATAAACTCAGTTAGACTGCGAATTCAATTAGTTACGAAGTTTCTAAAAGAGAGCCAATGTGACGTACTCTGTCTGCAGGAAACCAAAACTCAAGATGAACATTTCCCACATGCTGCAATCGCTGAGGCGGGCTGGCCCCATATCGCCATGCGTGGAGAGAAATCCTATAATGGGGTGGCGATTCTCTCTCGCCTGCCGATTACAGATATCAGCCATATGAACTGGGCGGGACGGACTGATTGCCGTCATATCAGTGCAACGATCAGCGGCCTGACCATTCATAATTTTTATATTCCTGCTGGCGGGGATGAACCTGACCGGGATAAAAACCCGAAATTCGGCCATAAGCTCGATTTTCTGGCGGAAATGACAAATTATTTTGGCAAGAATCAGCCGCAAAAATCTGTTCTGGTGGGCGATCTGAATATCGCGCCTCTGGCCGAGGATGTCTGGTCAACACGGCAGCTGAAAAATGTTGTCTCGCATACGGATATCGAACGCCAAGCTTTGCTGGCTCTGATCGATGAAGGTGGCTGGTCAGATGCAGTTCGGGCTCATTTCGGCCCGGATCAGCTGCTCTACAGCTGGTGGTCTTATCGGGCCCGGGATTGGGCTGCATCTGATCGTGGCCGCCGGCTTGACCATATCTGGGTCAGCGCCGATATACAGAATAAGGTTGAGGCTGTGGCGATTGACC
- a CDS encoding hypothetical protein (PFAM: Domain of unknown function (DUF74)), whose translation MPKCDWCSSEVETLFDGYCENCSAAMGVKSVRGSRTLTTSEMSREEIEELKHDASSEITLTTSYYVANNEIEYEIEVVTAECVYGMHFFKDVFSGVRDIVGGRSKAMESTLKDARKTVMAELRKEAHLLGGDAVVGVALDYHEVTGGGKNGMLMVVASGTAVKLVEYEEE comes from the coding sequence ATGCCCAAATGTGATTGGTGTAGTTCCGAAGTTGAGACTTTATTTGATGGTTACTGTGAGAACTGTTCAGCCGCCATGGGAGTGAAAAGCGTAAGGGGGTCCCGAACGTTAACCACATCTGAAATGTCTCGCGAAGAAATAGAGGAATTAAAACATGACGCCAGCAGCGAAATAACGCTCACAACATCTTATTATGTTGCCAACAACGAAATTGAATACGAAATTGAAGTTGTTACTGCTGAATGTGTTTATGGAATGCATTTCTTCAAAGACGTATTTTCAGGCGTTCGTGATATCGTTGGTGGAAGAAGTAAAGCCATGGAATCCACCCTTAAAGATGCGAGAAAAACAGTAATGGCTGAACTTAGAAAAGAAGCCCATTTATTGGGTGGCGATGCGGTTGTGGGAGTTGCTTTAGATTATCATGAAGTGACAGGTGGTGGTAAAAACGGAATGCTGATGGTTGTTGCTTCGGGTACCGCCGTTAAACTGGTTGAGTATGAGGAGGAATGA
- a CDS encoding putative transcriptional regulator, whose product MAYTKLRELVLLAQDLQASSIGLTFKEMGDKIAERGQPVSLKTVKRMMYGIEELGFEVEQYVLDSDHHLTKRWKIRSLPRELMVLASNEKAALEQMLRGMQEGVEARALTKILADADPLSVSATSNLSEVIDRTRHTGNVAPRTRLDDTQMRTMERAIEGFYEVKFKYRSQKAQKAVQRQVRPLGILFGRFTYVVASTGNRAPIPYRADLITDLEITKEDFNPKEGFSFKDWAAESFGVFHGDALWGIKIRFSKEVADRAEKVQFHASQKMVKQKDGSLIMFLKCRGHRELIWELLHPDWLGNVKIESPERLQEEYLGQLERAKLALI is encoded by the coding sequence ATGGCTTACACGAAACTGAGAGAGTTAGTTCTGCTTGCTCAAGACCTTCAGGCGTCTTCGATTGGTCTTACTTTCAAGGAAATGGGCGACAAAATCGCTGAACGTGGACAGCCAGTTTCGCTGAAAACTGTAAAGAGAATGATGTATGGAATTGAGGAGTTGGGCTTTGAGGTGGAGCAATATGTTCTCGACAGTGACCATCATCTAACGAAACGCTGGAAAATTAGGTCTTTGCCTCGTGAGCTCATGGTTCTTGCAAGCAACGAAAAGGCAGCATTAGAACAAATGTTGAGAGGAATGCAAGAAGGGGTTGAGGCGAGAGCTTTAACTAAAATTCTTGCAGATGCAGACCCGTTGTCCGTTTCTGCGACTTCTAATTTGAGTGAAGTAATAGACCGAACAAGACACACTGGTAATGTTGCACCCAGAACACGCTTAGACGACACCCAGATGCGAACAATGGAAAGAGCCATTGAGGGGTTTTATGAGGTAAAGTTCAAATATCGCTCCCAGAAGGCGCAGAAAGCCGTTCAGCGTCAAGTTAGACCGTTGGGCATACTATTTGGCAGATTTACCTACGTAGTGGCTTCTACGGGCAACAGAGCCCCAATTCCGTATAGAGCAGACCTCATCACAGACCTTGAAATCACGAAAGAGGATTTTAACCCAAAAGAAGGGTTTAGTTTCAAAGATTGGGCGGCAGAAAGTTTTGGTGTTTTTCATGGCGATGCGTTATGGGGTATCAAAATCAGATTTTCCAAAGAAGTCGCAGACAGAGCTGAAAAAGTTCAGTTCCATGCATCACAAAAAATGGTTAAGCAGAAAGACGGTTCGCTTATCATGTTTTTGAAATGTAGAGGACATCGAGAACTTATTTGGGAATTGCTTCATCCTGATTGGCTGGGGAACGTAAAAATAGAAAGCCCAGAGCGACTTCAGGAAGAGTATTTAGGGCAGCTTGAGAGAGCAAAATTGGCGTTAATTTAG
- a CDS encoding phage integrase family protein (PFAM: Phage integrase family): MFAETQYQKLKERATMGISISAVSYKQVYKQAATYYENRFKAGLLDKVRFHRFKAVNTRAVIPYFEEMDKDFAEINSLDIENWIVWRKAKGQRQRGWHNRSKLPEFHSDRPVSNGTINIELQMIRLVYEFAEKSELMLPAQRPKIKSLKHSVKQNRRPDFTWSEWNKITNYLTNHYVDDLPPHMAKTNFAPMYRFYRQSNQYFWQLLFMAMCRVGELKSLKWGNIDDRKVKDPKTGERVQRLILTVDGKTGKRQVVCQPYAAKMFADWKRICQEYNHSTNPTDLVFRHPESTNQSGHAHEEIETTNVAFKRVLEKLGLSTDADGKQRTIYSIRHLAISQALRRNVSLNAISKNAGVSIETLTRAYDHTQSADYIMELTKSDYTGFDKQK, from the coding sequence ATGTTTGCTGAGACCCAATATCAGAAACTCAAAGAACGAGCGACGATGGGCATCAGCATTTCTGCTGTGTCTTACAAGCAAGTCTATAAGCAAGCGGCAACTTATTACGAGAACAGGTTTAAAGCGGGCTTGCTGGATAAAGTTCGTTTCCATCGATTTAAGGCAGTGAACACTCGTGCAGTCATTCCTTATTTTGAGGAAATGGACAAAGATTTTGCAGAGATTAATTCGCTGGATATTGAGAACTGGATTGTCTGGAGAAAAGCAAAAGGGCAACGCCAGAGAGGCTGGCACAACAGGTCTAAATTGCCAGAATTTCATTCAGACCGTCCTGTATCTAATGGCACAATCAATATCGAATTGCAGATGATAAGGCTGGTTTATGAGTTCGCTGAAAAGTCTGAACTCATGCTTCCAGCTCAACGTCCTAAAATCAAAAGCCTCAAGCATTCAGTAAAGCAGAACAGAAGACCTGATTTCACTTGGAGCGAGTGGAACAAAATCACCAATTACCTCACAAATCATTATGTTGATGATTTGCCACCACACATGGCAAAGACAAACTTTGCTCCCATGTATCGCTTCTATAGGCAAAGCAATCAGTATTTCTGGCAGCTTCTTTTCATGGCAATGTGTCGAGTTGGAGAGCTTAAGTCTCTCAAGTGGGGAAATATCGATGACAGGAAAGTTAAAGACCCAAAGACAGGCGAGAGAGTTCAACGCCTAATCCTGACAGTTGATGGCAAAACTGGAAAACGACAAGTTGTGTGTCAGCCCTATGCCGCAAAGATGTTTGCTGATTGGAAACGTATTTGTCAGGAATACAATCATTCAACAAATCCAACAGATTTGGTGTTCAGACATCCAGAGAGCACAAATCAATCTGGTCATGCTCATGAAGAGATTGAGACGACTAATGTTGCTTTCAAACGTGTATTGGAGAAGCTTGGGCTGTCTACAGATGCAGACGGAAAACAACGCACAATCTACAGCATTAGACACCTGGCAATTTCACAGGCTTTGAGAAGAAACGTGTCGCTGAATGCGATTTCTAAAAATGCTGGTGTATCGATTGAAACTCTCACCAGAGCTTATGACCACACTCAAAGTGCAGACTACATCATGGAGTTGACTAAGAGCGACTACACAGGGTTTGATAAACAAAAATGA
- a CDS encoding Flp pilus assembly protein TadD (PFAM: Sulfotransferase domain; Tetratricopeptide repeat), giving the protein MKPILKKNARGLQQKSAPAYELIRLAELNKTGRLTELFSSTLEVLKRYPSCFETWNFLGDVSLTLGNSTDALSAFKTALKLNPSDARVNKNLAITEYMLGNNEKALNFFKIASSLSPKDPDNHFNIGNILRDLGDINGAISAYKHCIALNPKDSEAYNNLGTALLSDGEINKAIIAYEKAIQLVPSDPNAHNNLGLCFHYQKRFKEAEEKYNEALRLNPKSINSLFNLGNVYLEKKNFLRAIQYFGQTIQIDPNAHNAFNNLGLCLAQIGDNTKAIQAYKNSISINPNNSNVHFNLGNAYRDVNRNEKAIESYKNGLAIDPLNAVYLNDLGILLAENDRVDEALSAYQASLDITGGDARTFLNIGNLYKNNNEIENAISAYNKALKLKMDYADVYKQLSSLIKYERGHPHIEVISKLLTNNNSEDIEKCRLHFAFAKINEDLNELKIAFQHYVEGGRIKKALLSYDISQDKTNFELIKSNHTKIKSIKLSVKNSTSKSKPIFIIGMPRSGTSLTEQIITSHSQVFGAGELPIVNNLFSSMSLGISEMTCEKLLELRAKYLNEMAAITGKNKFFTDKMPQNFMHLGVIIELLPEAKIVHVHRNPKATCWSNFKHLFTSNSMGYSYDLEDVVQYYQYYKDLMKYWEQTYPNKIYHLDYEQLTSNPHLETKKLIQHLRLNWEDACLHPHENSRQVKTASQHQVKKKIYKNSSSDWEKFESYLHKKFNFLT; this is encoded by the coding sequence ATGAAGCCAATTTTGAAAAAAAATGCTAGAGGACTTCAACAAAAAAGCGCTCCAGCTTATGAACTCATTCGCCTTGCTGAGCTCAATAAAACGGGGCGCTTAACTGAATTATTTTCTAGCACCTTAGAAGTTCTCAAGAGGTATCCATCTTGTTTTGAAACTTGGAATTTTCTAGGGGATGTAAGTTTAACTTTAGGAAACTCCACTGACGCTCTCTCAGCTTTTAAAACTGCCCTGAAATTGAATCCAAGCGATGCAAGGGTCAATAAAAACCTAGCAATAACTGAGTATATGCTGGGTAATAATGAAAAGGCTTTAAACTTCTTTAAAATAGCTTCATCTTTATCGCCAAAAGATCCAGATAATCATTTCAATATTGGAAACATATTGAGAGATTTAGGAGACATAAACGGTGCGATCAGCGCTTACAAACATTGCATAGCTTTAAACCCAAAAGACTCGGAAGCATATAACAACCTAGGCACGGCGCTTTTATCTGATGGGGAAATAAATAAAGCAATAATAGCTTATGAAAAAGCCATCCAGTTAGTGCCCAGTGACCCCAATGCGCATAATAACCTCGGCCTTTGCTTTCACTATCAGAAAAGGTTCAAAGAAGCGGAAGAAAAGTACAATGAGGCCCTAAGACTAAATCCAAAGAGCATTAATTCACTCTTCAATCTAGGAAATGTTTATTTGGAGAAGAAAAATTTTTTGAGAGCTATTCAATATTTTGGGCAGACAATCCAGATTGACCCAAATGCACACAATGCGTTTAATAATTTAGGGCTTTGCTTGGCACAAATTGGCGATAATACAAAAGCAATTCAAGCATACAAAAACTCTATCTCAATTAATCCGAATAATTCTAATGTTCACTTTAATTTAGGTAATGCCTATCGAGATGTAAACAGAAATGAAAAAGCGATTGAGTCATATAAAAATGGACTTGCCATCGACCCTTTAAATGCCGTTTACCTAAACGACCTTGGAATACTTCTTGCTGAAAATGATAGAGTTGATGAAGCTCTTTCTGCTTATCAAGCGTCACTAGATATTACAGGAGGAGACGCCAGAACTTTTCTGAACATTGGTAACTTGTATAAAAACAATAACGAAATTGAAAATGCCATTTCTGCTTATAACAAAGCCCTAAAATTGAAAATGGATTATGCGGATGTCTACAAACAACTTAGCTCGCTTATAAAATACGAAAGAGGTCACCCACACATAGAAGTAATTAGTAAATTATTGACGAACAACAACTCCGAAGATATCGAAAAATGCAGGCTACATTTCGCCTTCGCAAAAATTAACGAGGATCTGAACGAGCTCAAAATAGCATTCCAGCATTATGTTGAAGGTGGCAGGATAAAAAAAGCTCTCTTATCTTACGATATTTCACAGGATAAAACCAATTTCGAGCTGATAAAATCGAATCATACAAAAATCAAATCCATTAAGTTGTCAGTAAAAAACTCCACGTCGAAATCGAAGCCAATATTCATCATTGGAATGCCTCGTTCTGGTACAAGTTTAACAGAACAAATTATCACTTCCCACTCTCAAGTCTTTGGCGCTGGAGAACTTCCAATCGTAAATAATTTATTCAGCTCTATGAGTTTGGGTATCAGTGAAATGACATGTGAAAAGTTATTGGAATTACGCGCAAAATATCTGAATGAAATGGCAGCGATAACAGGAAAAAATAAGTTTTTTACTGATAAAATGCCGCAAAATTTTATGCACTTAGGTGTTATAATAGAGCTACTTCCTGAAGCAAAAATTGTCCACGTTCACCGGAACCCAAAGGCTACTTGTTGGTCTAACTTCAAACATCTTTTTACGTCAAACTCAATGGGATACAGCTATGATCTGGAAGATGTTGTTCAATACTACCAATACTACAAGGACTTGATGAAATATTGGGAACAGACTTACCCCAATAAAATCTATCACTTAGATTATGAGCAGTTGACCTCGAACCCTCATTTAGAAACCAAAAAATTGATTCAGCATCTGAGACTTAATTGGGAAGATGCATGTCTGCATCCTCATGAAAATTCAAGGCAGGTAAAAACTGCCTCTCAACATCAGGTGAAAAAGAAAATTTATAAAAATAGTTCGTCGGACTGGGAAAAATTTGAAAGCTACCTCCATAAAAAATTTAATTTTTTAACCTGA
- a CDS encoding adenylylsulfate kinase-like kinase (PFAM: Adenylylsulphate kinase) yields the protein MKTLKILIFGLPGSGKTFLANKLAQKLGAEHLNADKIRENANDWDFSDLGRRRQVERMQNLANESNEQFVILDFVCPIEAHRVSLDVSISISMDTVSKSRYEDTNMLFERPKYFKPDYHIKEKNSDLYANQIVSHLIPFNWRKPTVQMLGRWQPFHDGHLELFKRALAKTGQVAIQVRNCQNWGNSNPTSSEYH from the coding sequence GTGAAAACATTAAAAATACTAATTTTTGGACTTCCAGGTAGTGGCAAAACATTTTTAGCTAATAAGCTAGCCCAAAAATTAGGAGCTGAACATCTCAACGCAGATAAGATAAGGGAAAATGCAAACGACTGGGATTTTTCTGATTTGGGACGAAGACGACAAGTCGAGCGAATGCAAAACCTAGCCAACGAGTCAAACGAGCAATTTGTTATCTTAGATTTTGTTTGCCCAATCGAAGCACATAGAGTTTCTTTGGATGTAAGCATTAGTATATCTATGGATACCGTCTCAAAAAGCCGTTATGAAGATACCAACATGCTTTTTGAGAGGCCTAAATATTTTAAGCCAGACTATCATATCAAAGAAAAAAACTCAGACCTCTATGCAAATCAAATTGTATCCCATTTGATTCCATTTAATTGGAGAAAACCAACTGTTCAGATGCTTGGAAGATGGCAGCCTTTTCACGATGGCCATTTAGAATTATTTAAAAGAGCGTTGGCCAAGACTGGACAGGTCGCAATTCAAGTCCGAAATTGTCAAAATTGGGGTAATAGCAATCCAACTAGTTCCGAATATCACTAA
- a CDS encoding exonuclease III (PFAM: Endonuclease/Exonuclease/phosphatase family), whose product MKLTTWNINSVRLRLPLVLAKLAELDTDVLCLQETK is encoded by the coding sequence ATGAAACTCACAACCTGGAACATTAACTCAGTGCGGTTGCGCTTGCCGCTGGTTCTGGCCAAACTGGCTGAATTGGACACAGATGTTTTGTGTCTGCAGGAAACTAAATAA